The following proteins come from a genomic window of Pseudomonas putida:
- a CDS encoding L-serine ammonia-lyase, whose product MAISVFDLFKIGIGPSSSHTVGPMRAAATFAQALREQGLLARVTRVEVRLYGSLSATGVGHATDRACLLGLMGQWPDRIDPATIESRIGQVLQEHCLMLDGSHPLAFDYGRDMLLLDESLPYHPNAMSLEAIDGQHSLLSQTYFSVGGGFIVEQAEIDAPASETNAVMLPYEFDSGAQLLALCKAHNLSVAQLMMANECAWRPEAEVREGLLRIWAAMRECVANGLRNEGVLPGGLQVKRRAARLHRSLQELGKPNVIGSTLSAMEWVNLFALAVNEENAAGGRMVTAPTNGAAGIIPAVLHYYMKFNPTVCDADVVDFLLAAAAVGILCKKNASISGAEVGCQGEVGSACSMAAAGLAQVLGATPPQLENAAEIALEHNLGLTCDPVGGLVQVPCIERNAIAAVKAINAVQMALRGDGEHFISLDRVIRTMRDTGADMHTNYKETSRGGLAVAFVEC is encoded by the coding sequence ATGGCTATCAGTGTTTTCGACCTTTTCAAAATTGGCATCGGGCCTTCCAGCTCCCACACCGTCGGCCCGATGCGGGCGGCGGCTACCTTTGCCCAGGCCCTGCGTGAGCAGGGGCTGCTGGCGCGGGTAACACGTGTGGAAGTGCGGCTGTATGGCTCGCTGTCGGCTACCGGGGTTGGCCATGCCACCGACCGCGCGTGCCTGCTAGGCTTGATGGGCCAGTGGCCAGACCGTATCGACCCGGCCACTATCGAGTCGCGCATTGGCCAGGTGCTGCAGGAACACTGCCTGATGCTCGACGGTAGCCATCCGCTGGCCTTCGACTATGGCCGTGACATGCTGCTGCTCGACGAGAGCCTGCCTTATCACCCCAATGCCATGAGCCTGGAAGCCATCGACGGGCAGCACAGCCTGTTGAGCCAGACCTATTTTTCGGTGGGTGGCGGATTCATCGTCGAGCAAGCCGAAATCGATGCGCCGGCAAGCGAAACGAATGCCGTGATGCTGCCTTATGAATTCGACAGTGGTGCCCAACTGCTGGCCTTGTGCAAAGCCCACAACCTGAGCGTGGCGCAACTGATGATGGCCAACGAATGCGCCTGGCGCCCGGAGGCAGAGGTGCGCGAAGGCTTGCTGCGCATCTGGGCAGCCATGCGTGAGTGCGTAGCGAACGGCCTGCGCAACGAGGGCGTTCTACCGGGTGGCTTGCAGGTCAAGCGCCGCGCCGCGCGGTTGCACCGCAGCCTGCAGGAGTTGGGCAAGCCCAACGTGATCGGCTCAACCCTCAGCGCCATGGAGTGGGTGAACCTGTTCGCCTTGGCGGTCAATGAGGAGAACGCCGCGGGCGGGCGCATGGTTACCGCGCCCACCAACGGTGCCGCTGGCATTATCCCGGCTGTACTGCATTACTACATGAAGTTCAACCCGACCGTTTGCGATGCCGATGTCGTCGATTTCCTGCTGGCGGCTGCGGCGGTCGGTATTTTGTGCAAGAAAAATGCGTCGATCTCGGGGGCTGAGGTAGGCTGCCAGGGCGAGGTGGGTTCGGCCTGCTCGATGGCTGCCGCCGGCTTGGCCCAGGTGCTGGGGGCGACGCCACCGCAGCTGGAAAACGCGGCCGAGATTGCCCTGGAGCACAACCTCGGGCTCACTTGCGACCCCGTGGGTGGCCTGGTGCAGGTGCCCTGCATCGAGCGCAATGCAATTGCTGCGGTGAAAGCGATCAATGCCGTGCAGATGGCGCTGCGGGGGGATGGCGAGCACTTCATTTCGCTCGATCGGGTGATCCGCACCATGCGTGATACCGGGGCGGACATGCATACCAATTACAAGGAAACCTCGCGCGGCGGTTTGGCGGTCGCTTTTGTCGAGTGCTGA
- a CDS encoding DUF535 domain-containing protein encodes MMLGTLVKSVFTLQPGYSLRALHNKYKLARQIARQWPELNGFMQRMTAALGPHGLQRLGVDCIGVVQWPYISRCWEAPQRLDVVASHFERVAGQFPALLLLGRDENLRLCDLSSHSPGCCLVLDRPIWFKREGELVLNLFQADLRVASLAFTLGRSQGETCLFIGAVQGIHKGIDSETSLAIYRDLTKDFEGLRPRSLLLEALKCLGRTLGVTQLYAVSDACRHHRHPYFGNDKGQDLAANYDVIWQEHGAIASDREDFFTLPLAPAQRAEADIPAKKRAMYRRRQALLDDVFTRLQAALPSSNHNLGLQGKQGDAFAVSASAVDGPPVVDSLK; translated from the coding sequence ATGATGCTCGGCACCCTCGTGAAAAGCGTGTTTACCTTGCAACCGGGTTACTCGTTGCGGGCGTTGCACAACAAGTACAAGTTGGCACGGCAGATCGCCAGGCAGTGGCCTGAGCTGAACGGGTTCATGCAGCGCATGACGGCGGCGCTGGGCCCGCATGGTTTGCAGCGGCTGGGTGTGGATTGTATCGGTGTCGTGCAATGGCCTTACATCAGCCGATGCTGGGAGGCGCCACAGCGTCTGGATGTGGTGGCTTCACACTTTGAACGGGTGGCTGGGCAGTTCCCGGCGTTGCTGCTGCTGGGACGCGACGAAAACCTGAGGCTGTGTGACCTGTCCAGCCATTCGCCGGGCTGCTGCCTGGTTCTGGATCGGCCAATCTGGTTCAAGCGCGAAGGCGAGCTGGTGTTGAACCTGTTCCAGGCCGACCTGCGTGTGGCATCCCTGGCCTTCACCCTGGGCCGCAGCCAGGGTGAGACCTGCCTGTTCATCGGTGCGGTGCAGGGCATCCACAAAGGTATCGACAGCGAAACCTCGCTGGCCATCTACCGTGACCTGACCAAGGACTTCGAAGGGCTGCGGCCACGCAGCCTGTTGCTCGAAGCGTTGAAATGCCTGGGCAGAACCCTGGGTGTAACGCAACTGTATGCCGTCAGCGACGCCTGCCGGCACCATCGCCATCCCTATTTTGGCAACGACAAGGGCCAGGACCTGGCGGCCAACTACGACGTTATCTGGCAAGAACACGGCGCCATAGCGTCTGACCGTGAGGATTTTTTTACCCTCCCGTTAGCGCCGGCACAACGGGCGGAAGCCGACATCCCGGCCAAAAAACGGGCGATGTACCGCCGCCGCCAGGCATTGCTTGACGATGTTTTCACCCGTTTGCAGGCAGCATTGCCAAGCAGCAATCACAACCTTGGACTACAAGGAAAACAGGGGGATGCATTTGCTGTGAGTGCATCGGCAGTAGACGGACCGCCCGTAGTCGACAGCCTGAAGTGA
- a CDS encoding WecB/TagA/CpsF family glycosyltransferase, translating to MAQWQNRWKRVIDQMEVIADAAAVQHLLDRLATPDTGTVLGFVNAHAMNLVVRDGGYCQALSAADVLLRDGAGMAILYRGLGLEPGLNMNGTDFIPRLMATYRGRKVAFWGTRQPYLDQAAQRCKAEFGIVPVSVHDGFASVETYLQLARREQPELIVLGMGMPKQEAVAAKLAAIGVPCLIVCGGAILDFLGGKVSRAPEWLRRLGGEWLYRLLREPKRLFMRYVVGNPLFLLRTLLYRRSAVSARRAL from the coding sequence ATGGCTCAGTGGCAGAATCGCTGGAAGCGCGTGATCGACCAGATGGAAGTGATCGCTGACGCCGCCGCAGTGCAGCACCTGCTCGATCGCCTGGCTACACCGGATACGGGCACCGTGCTGGGCTTCGTCAATGCCCATGCCATGAACCTGGTGGTGCGCGATGGTGGCTACTGCCAGGCACTGTCGGCCGCAGATGTGCTGCTGCGCGATGGTGCCGGCATGGCGATCCTGTATCGCGGTCTGGGCCTGGAACCCGGGCTCAACATGAATGGCACTGACTTCATTCCCAGGCTCATGGCTACTTACCGAGGGCGTAAAGTCGCCTTCTGGGGCACCCGGCAACCCTACCTGGACCAGGCCGCGCAGCGCTGTAAAGCCGAGTTCGGCATTGTGCCAGTGTCCGTTCACGATGGCTTTGCCAGCGTAGAAACCTACTTACAATTGGCCCGCAGGGAGCAACCCGAGCTGATTGTACTGGGCATGGGCATGCCCAAGCAGGAAGCGGTGGCGGCAAAATTGGCAGCCATTGGCGTGCCATGCCTGATCGTGTGCGGAGGGGCGATCCTGGACTTTCTCGGCGGCAAGGTCAGCCGTGCCCCCGAATGGCTGCGGCGTTTGGGGGGCGAATGGCTGTACCGCCTGCTGCGCGAGCCCAAGCGCCTGTTCATGCGTTATGTGGTGGGCAATCCGCTATTCCTGTTGCGCACCCTGCTGTACCGGCGGTCAGCGGTTTCGGCCAGGCGGGCCCTATGA
- a CDS encoding DUF3313 family protein: MKSLPRITLLCAALLAVAACSSNRVDPKDYSGFLKDYSRLQEAKSPSGDPVMRWIDPKVNINQYSQVFVEPSQFYPKPQPTAVISQQTLQEITRYFNEALRREMSSVMPLAKGPGPGVIVVRPAITAVSTSNEGLKPYEVIPIALIAAGVNTAMGGRDQDVDVGVEAAFLDGASQKVLAQVVRKGAGQELENDTQKLTLNDVKPVLDGWAKDMRASFLAAKQKGR, encoded by the coding sequence ATGAAATCATTGCCTCGCATTACCCTGTTGTGCGCCGCGCTGCTTGCCGTGGCCGCCTGCTCCAGCAACCGCGTGGACCCCAAGGATTACTCCGGCTTCCTCAAAGACTACAGCCGGCTGCAAGAAGCCAAGAGCCCTTCGGGTGACCCGGTGATGCGCTGGATCGATCCTAAGGTCAATATCAACCAGTACAGCCAGGTATTCGTCGAGCCAAGCCAGTTCTACCCCAAGCCGCAGCCCACAGCGGTTATCTCGCAGCAGACGCTGCAGGAAATCACCCGCTACTTCAACGAGGCCCTGCGCCGGGAAATGAGCAGCGTGATGCCTCTGGCCAAGGGGCCTGGCCCGGGCGTGATAGTGGTACGCCCGGCGATCACGGCAGTGTCCACAAGTAACGAGGGCCTCAAGCCTTACGAGGTGATCCCTATCGCGCTAATTGCGGCAGGTGTGAATACCGCCATGGGTGGACGTGACCAGGACGTGGATGTCGGTGTGGAGGCAGCGTTTCTGGACGGTGCCAGCCAGAAGGTGCTGGCCCAGGTGGTCCGCAAGGGCGCGGGCCAGGAACTGGAGAACGACACGCAGAAGCTGACCTTGAATGACGTCAAGCCGGTGCTCGATGGCTGGGCCAAGGACATGCGTGCGAGCTTCCTGGCAGCGAAGCAGAAAGGCCGATGA
- a CDS encoding glycosyltransferase, which yields MRIAYFINQYPKVSHSFIRREILALERQGVEVQRIALRGWDAEVQDAEDATERGKTRYVLQGGLKGLFAPTWQVLRTQPRRFFQALWLAMRLGLRADRAWPYHLVYLAEACQVLQWLLAGDATHVHAHFGTNSTEVVMLANVLGGPAYSFTVHGPEEFDKPQFLHLGEKVRRAAFVAAVSSYGRSQLYRWVAHEHWGKVKVVHCGLERGFHEVAPVNVPPAPRLVCVGRLCEQKGQLLLLEAARCLAAQSIAFELVLAGDGEMREQIEALIARHGLQQQVHITGWISSAQVRKEILAARALVLPSFAEGLPVVIMEAMALRRPVLTTYVAGIPELVRPGENGWLFPAGAVDELATAMADCLAQPTEALQHMGEVAYQRVVQRHDIDTEAARLAGYFKAYA from the coding sequence ATGCGCATTGCTTACTTCATCAATCAGTACCCGAAAGTCAGCCACAGTTTCATCCGTCGCGAAATTCTGGCGCTGGAGCGTCAGGGGGTTGAGGTACAACGTATAGCCCTGCGTGGGTGGGACGCCGAGGTGCAGGATGCCGAGGACGCAACCGAACGGGGCAAGACCCGCTACGTATTGCAAGGTGGGCTCAAGGGGCTATTCGCACCGACGTGGCAGGTACTGCGTACGCAGCCGCGGCGGTTTTTCCAGGCGCTGTGGCTGGCCATGCGCCTTGGTCTGCGGGCCGACCGTGCCTGGCCCTATCATCTGGTCTACCTGGCCGAGGCCTGCCAAGTGCTGCAGTGGTTGCTGGCAGGGGATGCGACCCATGTGCACGCGCATTTCGGCACCAACTCTACTGAGGTGGTCATGCTGGCCAACGTCCTGGGCGGGCCGGCATACAGCTTTACCGTGCACGGCCCCGAAGAATTCGACAAACCACAGTTTCTGCATCTGGGTGAGAAGGTGCGGCGCGCCGCCTTTGTCGCGGCGGTGAGCTCGTACGGGCGCAGCCAGCTGTACCGTTGGGTGGCGCACGAGCACTGGGGCAAGGTGAAGGTGGTGCATTGTGGCCTGGAGCGTGGGTTTCATGAGGTGGCGCCGGTCAATGTGCCGCCGGCGCCACGGCTGGTGTGTGTCGGGCGCCTGTGCGAGCAGAAGGGCCAGCTGCTGTTGCTGGAAGCGGCGCGCTGTCTCGCTGCCCAATCGATCGCCTTCGAGCTGGTGCTGGCGGGTGACGGTGAAATGCGCGAGCAAATCGAGGCCTTGATTGCCCGGCACGGCTTGCAGCAGCAAGTGCATATCACCGGCTGGATCAGCAGTGCGCAGGTACGCAAGGAAATTCTGGCCGCCCGCGCGCTGGTGCTACCCAGTTTTGCCGAGGGCTTGCCAGTGGTCATCATGGAGGCCATGGCCTTGCGCAGGCCAGTGCTGACCACCTATGTAGCGGGTATCCCCGAGCTGGTGCGGCCTGGCGAGAACGGCTGGCTGTTCCCTGCCGGTGCCGTTGACGAGCTGGCAACAGCCATGGCCGACTGCCTGGCGCAACCGACCGAGGCACTGCAGCACATGGGCGAGGTGGCCTACCAGCGTGTAGTGCAACGGCATGACATCGACACCGAGGCGGCCAGGCTGGCCGGCTATTTCAAGGCATACGCATGA
- a CDS encoding glycosyltransferase encodes MATVIGVVVIGRNEGQRLERCLCSLAHGADKVMYVDSGSTDGSLQLAANLGVDVLALDMGIPFTAARARNEGFAALQRLLPSMQLVQFVDGDCEVNATWLATAQAFLEQHPAVAVVCGRRRERFPQRSVYNLLCDLEWDTPVGEAKACGGDALMRADAFAAVGGFRPDLIAGEEPELCVRLRANGWKVWRLAAEMTLHDAGMTRFSQWWRRSLRAGHAYAEGAYLHGQPPERHWLRESRRAWLWGLGIPLVIALACLLLGGWGLLLLLIYPLQALRLARRGSKSTRENWLQAVFLVLGKFPEMLGQLKFLRHRLAAGKSALIEYK; translated from the coding sequence ATGGCAACGGTGATCGGCGTGGTGGTGATCGGCCGCAATGAAGGCCAGCGTCTCGAGCGCTGCCTTTGTTCGCTGGCGCACGGGGCGGACAAAGTCATGTACGTCGACTCGGGTTCCACCGATGGTTCGCTGCAGTTGGCCGCCAACCTTGGCGTGGACGTGCTGGCGCTGGACATGGGTATCCCGTTCACTGCCGCACGCGCCCGCAATGAAGGTTTTGCCGCCTTGCAGCGCCTGTTGCCATCGATGCAACTGGTACAGTTCGTCGATGGCGACTGCGAGGTGAATGCCACCTGGCTGGCAACTGCGCAGGCTTTTCTTGAGCAGCACCCCGCCGTGGCAGTGGTGTGTGGTCGCCGGCGTGAGCGCTTCCCGCAGCGTTCGGTGTACAACTTGCTGTGCGACCTGGAGTGGGATACCCCGGTCGGTGAGGCCAAGGCCTGTGGCGGCGATGCACTGATGCGGGCAGACGCCTTTGCTGCTGTGGGTGGCTTCCGCCCTGACCTGATAGCCGGAGAAGAGCCCGAACTGTGCGTGCGTTTACGGGCCAACGGCTGGAAAGTCTGGCGACTGGCTGCCGAGATGACCCTGCACGATGCCGGCATGACCCGTTTCAGCCAATGGTGGCGGCGTAGCCTGCGCGCTGGGCATGCCTATGCCGAGGGCGCCTACCTGCATGGCCAGCCACCCGAGCGGCATTGGCTGCGTGAGTCACGTCGGGCCTGGTTGTGGGGCCTGGGCATACCCTTGGTGATCGCGCTGGCCTGCCTGCTGCTGGGCGGCTGGGGCTTGCTCTTGCTGTTGATCTACCCATTGCAGGCCTTGCGCCTGGCTCGCCGCGGCAGCAAGTCGACGCGCGAGAACTGGCTGCAGGCTGTGTTTCTTGTGTTGGGCAAATTCCCGGAAATGCTCGGCCAGCTGAAGTTCCTGCGCCACCGCCTTGCGGCTGGCAAATCGGCTTTGATCGAGTATAAGTGA
- a CDS encoding undecaprenyl-phosphate glucose phosphotransferase — protein MVFEPRSSRSLLQRRSSVSNAIQAGLDGIAVTGIAWYLIYDQFGYITSDYVIMLLLLIGALAVIYDHYAIYRTNVGLSIKAFRLFKAWSATFCFLVVMAFLTKQSETYSRLLVVQLFVIGYVAQLFLHFAVRELQKRFSAHARLDNALIIGNGDLANFLYQKISNNPWFGERVLGCVLLDKGDGQGLESAEGKQRLPVLGHIGDLDELVAQHGIRTVYLVTPLGGSEVINDVYFKLLDKCIAVNWVPDIFSLRLINHSVREIAGIPVLTLSETPLTGMSLFLKNLEDRVLAALILLFASPVLLAVALAIKIDSRGPVFFRQERTGWTGESFRIWKFRSMHVHQPEEGVVKQAQKNDPRLTRVGAFIRRTSLDELPQLFNVLTGEMSLVGPRPHALQHDTLYSQDIVDYFARHNIKPGMTGLAQVRGFRGETKDIEQMIQRVDSDIEYINNWSLWLDFVILVRTLNAFTGKQAY, from the coding sequence ATGGTTTTCGAACCCAGAAGCAGTCGTTCCTTACTCCAGAGAAGAAGCAGTGTCAGTAACGCCATCCAGGCCGGCCTCGATGGTATTGCCGTCACCGGTATTGCCTGGTACCTGATCTACGACCAGTTCGGCTACATCACATCCGATTACGTGATCATGCTGCTGTTGCTGATTGGTGCACTGGCAGTCATTTATGATCATTACGCGATCTACCGCACCAACGTCGGGTTGTCGATCAAGGCGTTCCGCCTGTTCAAGGCCTGGTCGGCAACATTTTGCTTCCTGGTGGTCATGGCGTTCCTGACCAAACAGAGCGAAACCTATTCACGGCTATTGGTGGTGCAACTGTTCGTCATTGGTTATGTCGCCCAGTTATTCTTGCATTTTGCCGTGCGCGAACTGCAAAAACGCTTTAGCGCGCATGCGCGCCTGGACAATGCCCTGATCATCGGCAACGGTGACCTGGCCAATTTCCTGTATCAGAAAATCAGCAACAACCCATGGTTTGGCGAGCGGGTGCTGGGCTGCGTGCTGCTCGACAAAGGCGATGGGCAGGGGTTGGAGAGTGCCGAGGGCAAGCAGCGCCTGCCAGTGCTGGGGCATATTGGCGACCTCGACGAGCTGGTGGCCCAACACGGCATTCGTACGGTGTACCTGGTGACGCCACTGGGTGGCTCCGAGGTCATCAACGACGTGTATTTCAAGTTGCTCGACAAGTGCATTGCGGTGAACTGGGTGCCGGATATCTTCTCGTTGCGCCTGATCAACCACAGCGTGCGGGAAATTGCCGGCATTCCGGTGCTGACCTTGTCGGAGACACCCTTGACGGGCATGAGCCTGTTCTTGAAAAACCTTGAGGACCGGGTGCTGGCCGCGTTGATTTTGCTGTTTGCATCACCTGTATTGCTGGCTGTTGCGCTGGCCATCAAGATCGATAGCCGCGGGCCGGTGTTCTTCCGCCAGGAACGTACCGGCTGGACAGGCGAATCGTTCCGTATCTGGAAGTTTCGCAGTATGCATGTTCACCAACCGGAAGAGGGCGTGGTCAAACAGGCGCAGAAGAATGACCCACGGCTGACCCGGGTCGGTGCCTTTATCCGGCGTACAAGCCTTGATGAACTGCCACAATTGTTCAACGTGCTGACCGGTGAAATGTCCCTGGTAGGGCCGCGGCCACACGCCCTGCAACATGACACCTTGTATTCGCAGGATATCGTTGACTACTTTGCCCGCCACAATATCAAGCCAGGCATGACAGGTTTGGCGCAGGTGCGCGGGTTCAGGGGGGAAACCAAGGATATCGAGCAAATGATCCAGCGGGTCGACTCGGACATCGAGTACATCAACAACTGGTCGTTGTGGCTGGACTTTGTGATTCTGGTGCGCACGCTTAATGCCTTTACGGGTAAGCAGGCTTATTGA
- a CDS encoding serine acetyltransferase, producing MFENIRADLRAHGGDWGAQGFWVLLVYRFGRWRYTLRPALLRKLCSLIYKVLFKFVQIITGIELPCEVVIGRNFVIDHFGGIVVSGYARFGDDCRIRNGVVVGLKNVDEPIAPVFGNNVDIGTGAKVLGSIRIGNNVIIGANAVVLVDVPDNSLAVGVPAIIKARQAAATASVE from the coding sequence GCGGGGACTGGGGCGCCCAGGGCTTCTGGGTATTGCTGGTGTACCGCTTTGGCCGCTGGCGTTATACGTTGCGCCCGGCACTGTTGCGCAAACTGTGTTCGCTCATCTACAAGGTGCTGTTCAAATTCGTCCAGATCATCACCGGTATCGAACTGCCTTGCGAGGTGGTGATCGGGCGCAACTTCGTCATCGATCATTTCGGCGGCATTGTTGTCAGCGGTTATGCCCGCTTCGGCGATGACTGCCGTATCCGCAACGGCGTGGTGGTGGGCCTGAAGAATGTCGACGAGCCGATTGCCCCGGTGTTCGGCAATAACGTCGACATCGGCACCGGGGCCAAGGTGCTGGGCAGTATTCGCATCGGCAACAACGTGATCATCGGCGCCAATGCCGTCGTGCTGGTAGATGTACCTGACAACTCACTGGCAGTGGGGGTGCCGGCCATCATCAAGGCCCGGCAAGCGGCCGCCACGGCATCGGTCGAGTGA
- a CDS encoding glycosyltransferase, whose product MISVLGWLLGLLAIIVLVPVLVLVLQVLLACLPARARPNGIGERPRVAVLVPAHDEALVIRAMLASVTPQLLDGDRLLVVADNCSDDTAQLAHEAGAEVVERHDTRLRGKGYALDFGVRHLAQRPPEVVIVVDADCQVGEGAIDCLARRCHELARPVQSLYLMRAPAGAGLKVQVAEFAWRVKNLVRPRGWARLGLPCQLMGAGMAFAWNDLSLINLANGHLVEDVKLGLDLCQQGKPPAFCPEALVTSQFPLSEQGLNSQRTRWEHGHLGLMLADAPKRAMAAITQRNASLAALTLDLLVPPLALLVLALLGLNLVTWLAYLLFGLAVPARLAFTGLALLAFAVVLAWARFCREVIPFSVLLYAPFYAARKIPLYLSFLIKRQVEWVRSKRDDD is encoded by the coding sequence ATGATAAGTGTATTGGGTTGGTTACTGGGCCTGTTGGCGATCATCGTCCTGGTACCGGTGTTGGTCCTGGTGCTGCAAGTGTTGTTGGCGTGCCTGCCAGCGCGGGCGAGGCCCAACGGCATTGGTGAGCGCCCGCGAGTGGCGGTGTTGGTGCCCGCCCACGATGAGGCGTTGGTCATTCGTGCGATGCTGGCCAGCGTTACGCCGCAACTGCTGGACGGCGATCGCTTGCTGGTAGTGGCGGACAACTGCTCTGACGACACGGCCCAGTTGGCACACGAGGCTGGTGCCGAAGTGGTAGAGCGCCACGATACGCGGTTGCGCGGCAAAGGGTATGCATTGGACTTCGGCGTGCGCCACCTGGCTCAACGACCGCCCGAGGTTGTAATTGTGGTGGATGCCGACTGTCAGGTAGGCGAAGGGGCGATTGACTGCCTGGCGCGCCGCTGCCACGAACTTGCCCGCCCGGTACAGTCGCTGTACCTGATGCGTGCACCTGCAGGTGCCGGGTTGAAGGTGCAGGTTGCCGAGTTTGCCTGGCGGGTCAAGAACCTGGTGCGGCCGCGCGGTTGGGCGCGCTTGGGCCTGCCATGCCAGCTGATGGGCGCGGGCATGGCGTTCGCTTGGAACGATCTGAGCCTGATCAACCTGGCCAATGGTCATCTGGTCGAGGATGTGAAGCTGGGCTTGGACCTTTGCCAGCAGGGTAAGCCTCCTGCTTTCTGCCCCGAGGCACTTGTCACTAGCCAGTTCCCGCTCAGCGAGCAGGGCCTCAACAGCCAGCGCACCCGCTGGGAGCATGGCCATCTGGGCTTGATGCTCGCCGATGCACCCAAACGGGCGATGGCTGCAATCACCCAGCGCAATGCTAGCCTGGCGGCCTTGACCCTGGACTTGCTGGTGCCACCCCTGGCGTTGCTGGTGCTGGCCTTGCTCGGGCTTAATCTGGTGACCTGGCTGGCGTACCTGCTGTTCGGCCTGGCGGTGCCCGCGCGGCTCGCCTTTACCGGTTTGGCCTTGCTGGCCTTTGCCGTGGTGTTGGCCTGGGCGCGCTTCTGTCGTGAAGTGATACCGTTCTCGGTGTTGCTGTACGCGCCGTTTTACGCGGCCAGGAAGATTCCCTTGTACCTGAGCTTCCTGATCAAGCGCCAGGTTGAATGGGTGCGTTCAAAACGGGATGACGACTGA
- a CDS encoding LysR family transcriptional regulator, with protein MRRQLNGQMFVWLHVFACAARHLSFTRCAEELHITPGAVSQQMRQLEERLGYRLFLRRARGVELSAEGQRLAQTVAEAYGSIEAELLRLDAGEIRGTLRVRSIPSFLAKWLTPRLPRFQQRYPDIELRLVAEDSAQALTPGDFDLAIDLNDGSYPGMLSTPLLDEQIFPVCSPALLRGRPPLHGPSDLVHYPLLHDITAWRGSSEYAEWEFYLEGIGAAGLDVRRGHTFNRNHLTIEAAIAGIGVAIARRTLLNDELERGALIVPFGVPIANHKRYVVHYPPGGLNQPGARAVHDWLVEEARGFRALHPLNKD; from the coding sequence ATGCGACGACAACTCAATGGTCAGATGTTCGTCTGGCTACACGTATTTGCCTGCGCAGCCCGGCACTTGTCCTTCACCCGCTGTGCCGAAGAGCTGCACATCACCCCGGGCGCGGTCAGCCAGCAGATGCGCCAGCTGGAAGAGCGCCTGGGCTACCGGCTGTTCCTGCGCCGGGCGCGCGGCGTGGAGCTGAGCGCCGAGGGGCAACGCCTGGCTCAGACGGTGGCCGAGGCCTATGGCAGTATCGAGGCCGAGCTGCTGCGGCTGGACGCAGGGGAAATCCGCGGCACGTTGCGTGTGCGTTCGATCCCCTCGTTCCTGGCTAAATGGCTCACGCCGCGCTTGCCGCGTTTTCAACAACGCTACCCGGACATCGAGTTGCGCCTGGTGGCTGAAGACAGTGCCCAGGCGCTGACGCCGGGCGACTTCGACCTGGCCATCGACCTGAACGATGGCAGCTACCCAGGCATGCTCTCGACGCCGCTACTGGACGAGCAGATCTTCCCGGTGTGCTCACCTGCCCTGCTGCGTGGGCGCCCACCCCTGCACGGGCCAAGCGATCTGGTGCACTACCCGTTGCTGCATGACATCACCGCCTGGCGTGGCAGTTCGGAATATGCCGAGTGGGAGTTTTACCTGGAAGGCATCGGCGCCGCCGGCCTGGATGTGCGGCGCGGGCACACTTTCAACCGCAACCACCTGACCATCGAGGCGGCGATTGCCGGGATCGGCGTGGCCATTGCCCGGCGCACGCTGCTCAATGACGAACTGGAGCGCGGCGCACTGATCGTGCCCTTTGGTGTACCGATCGCCAACCACAAGCGTTATGTGGTGCATTACCCGCCAGGCGGCTTGAACCAGCCGGGTGCGCGGGCGGTGCATGACTGGCTGGTGGAAGAAGCGCGGGGGTTCAGGGCATTGCATCCGTTGAACAAGGACTGA